A genomic region of Miscanthus floridulus cultivar M001 chromosome 3, ASM1932011v1, whole genome shotgun sequence contains the following coding sequences:
- the LOC136543102 gene encoding cysteine-rich repeat secretory protein 4-like, whose product MVPHHGWRWRGRLPTALVLLTTITVVASSLLGGYASVETYTPARTHCPAEGGNFNAGSMYQANIDGLLHSLRDGATTNAGFLNTTFGVPNDEVFGVAMCFADISWSDCKKCLNMAPSYMMSTACPSGRTGALLYNECLLLYSDEYFASMQTDTDQSPYVVYVEAYVGDMVSMNNTRWKMMDRLIAEAAASPLRYVLDNNETYTDPTTGTRVYGIVQCRRDLTTEECVGLISQPQWPNGHLGLDLAP is encoded by the coding sequence ATGGTGCCTCATCATGGTTGGCGCTGGCGCGGCCGTCTCCCTACCGCGCTCGTGCTCCTCACCACCATCACCGTCGTCGCCAGCAGCTTGCTTGGTGGGTACGCCAGCGTGGAGACTTACACACCGGCCAGGACGCACTGCCCGGCGGAAGGCGGCAACTTCAACGCCGGCAGCATGTACCAGGCGAACATAGACGGCCTCCTCCACAGCCTCCGCGACGGCGCCACCACAAACGCCGGGTTCCTCAACACCACCTTCGGCGTTCCCAACGACGAGGTGTTCGGCGTCGCCATGTGCTTCGCCGACATCAGCTGGTCCGACTGCAAGAAGTGCCTTAACATGGCGCCTTCTTACATGATGAGCACGGCGTGTCCGAGCGGCCGGACCGGGGCGCTCCTgtacaacgagtgcctcctcctCTACTCCGACGAGTACTTCGCCTCGATGCAGACCGACACGGACCAATCTCCCTATGTGGTGTACGTTGAGGCATACGTCGGTGACATGGTGAGCATGAACAACACTCGGTGGAAGATGATGGACAGGCTCATCGCCGAAGCAGCCGCGTCGCCGCTCCGGTACGTCTTGGACAACAACGAGACGTACACGGACCCGACGACCGGTACTCGTGTGTACGGGATTGTGCAGTGCAGGAGGGACCTGACGACGGAGGAGTgtgttggtttgatctcccaaccacagtggcccaacggccacttaggccttgacctcgcgccctga